In Phragmites australis chromosome 16, lpPhrAust1.1, whole genome shotgun sequence, one DNA window encodes the following:
- the LOC133896199 gene encoding MYB-like transcription factor ODO1 gives MGRKPCCDKQGVKRGPWTAEEDKKLISFILTHGRCCWRAVPKLAGLLRCGKSCRLRWTNYLRPDLKRGLLTAAEEELIIDLHAKLGNRWSKIAAKLPGRTDNEIKNHWNTHIRKKLVKMGIDPATHQPLANTKAATTGSAKSSDTGDEQNLKEGSPGDMAMPTDSSEQSSGPDPSTNASDQDQDLLVNWLLEAEEPWLNFTSGNDDGLSIVSAPLPWDDATDWLLDYQDFGMDSSNLINNSTVHSSNGSNL, from the exons ATGGGGAGGAAGCCGTGCTGTGACAAGCAGGGGGTGAAGCGGGGGCCTTGGACAGCAGAGGAGGACAAGAAGCTCATAAGCTTCATCCTGACGCACGGTCGGTGCTGCTGGCGGGCTGTGCCAAAGCTGGCGGGGCTGCTGCGCTGCGGCAAGAGCTGCCGGCTGCGGTGGACCAACTATCTCCGCCCTGACCTCAAGCGCGGCCTCCTCACCGCagcggaggaggagctcatcATCGATCTCCACGCCAAGCTTGGTAATAG ATGGTCCAAGATTGCTGCCAAGTTACCTGGGCGAACAGACAACGAGATTAAGAACCACTGGAACACTCACATCAGGAAGAAACTCGTCAAGATGGGCATCGACCCTGCCACGCACCAGCCTCTGGCCAACACCAAGGCAGCTACAACCGGATCAGCTAAATCCAGCGACACCGGAGACGAGCAGAACTTGAAGGAAGGCAGCCCTGGGGACATGGCAATGCCCACTGACTCGTCGGAGCAATCCAGCGGGCCAGATCCAAGCACCAACGCCAGTGACCAAGACCAGGATCTGCTGGTGAATTGGCTGTTGGAGGCGGAGGAGCCATGGCTAAATTTTACAAGCGGCAATGATGATGGGCTCAGCATTGTCTCGGCGCCTTTGCCATGGGATGATGCAACAGACTGGCTGCTTGACTACCAAGATTTTGGCATGGACAGCTCGAACTTGATCAACAATTCAACGGTTCACAGCTCAAATGGATCAAACCTCTAA
- the LOC133895836 gene encoding uncharacterized protein LOC133895836 yields the protein MRASRRPMGAVLAWVRRQPPKVKAFLAVVAGMAALVFIRFIVHDHDNLFVASEAAHALGIAVLIYKLTKEKTCAGLSLKSQDLTALFLAVRLYCSFVMEYDIHTILDTATLAATLFVIYMIRFKLRSTYMLDKDNFALYYVVLPCAALALLVHPSTSHNIVNRICWAFCVYLEAVSVLPQLHLMQNTKIVEPFTAHYVFALGVARFLNCAHWVLQVLDTRGRLLTALGYGLWPSMVLLSEIVQTFILADFCYYYVKSVFGGQLVLRLPSGVV from the exons ATGAGGGCGTCGCGAAGGCCGATGGGGGCGGTGCTGGCGTGGGTGCGGCGGCAGCCGCCCAAGGTCAAGGCcttcctcgccgtcgtcgccggcaTGGCCGCGCTCGTCTTCATCCGCTTCATCGTCCACGACCACGACAACCTCTTCGTCGCCTCCGAGGCCGCGCACGCGCTCGGGATCGCCGTGCTCATCTACAAGCTCACCAAGGAGAAGACCTGCGCTG GACTGTCACTCAAGTCTCAGGATCTGACAGCATTATTTCTGGCTGTTAGGTTGTACTGCAGCTTTGTTATGGAGTATGACATCCATACAATTCTGGATACAGCTACACTAGCGGCTActctttttgttatttacaTGATTCGGTTCAAACTGAGGTCAACGTATATGCTGGACAAAGACAACTTTGCATTGTACTATGTG GTGTTGCCTTGTGCCGCTCTAGCGCTACTTGTTCATCCTTCAACATCGCACAACATAGTGAACAGAATCTGCTGGGCCTTCTGTGTTTATTTGGAAGCTGTTTCAGTGCTGCCCCAGTTGCACTTGATGCAAAATACCAAG ATTGTTGAGCCGTTCACAGCTCATTATGTGTTTGCACTGGGTGTTGCAAGGTTTCTTAACTGTGCACACTGGGTCCTTCag GTTTTGGATACTCGCGGCCGTTTGCTGACTGCTCTGGGCTATGGTCTGTGGCCTTCGATGGTGCTTCTCTCCGAAATAGTTCAGACATTCATCCTTGCAGATTTCTGCTACTACTATGTGAAGAG TGTTTTTGGTGGGCAACTGGTGCTGCGACTTCCATCCGGGGTGGTGTAA
- the LOC133896072 gene encoding E3 ubiquitin ligase BIG BROTHER-related-like produces the protein MDGASKGSSGGEKTSADQNASPNPRAAGAGGDDGASPAAAAAAVGRRPFTSLGQEEADLALARVLQEQERAYMMLSGRGGGDYAISDAGSYDYDEEEGSDYEDEEEALDEDEEGAEADLDLDPARYEDDEAYARALQDAEEREVAGRLMGLAGIGDWQAMEQDDDDEEEEEEEEEEEDGDQQGAWEDVDPDEYSYEELVALGEVVGTESKGLSADAIASLPSVTYQAQDKQDGNMEQCVICRVEFDEGESLVALPCKHSYHSECINQWLQLNKVCPMCSSEISTVNKQA, from the exons ATGGACGGCGCCTCCAAAGGGAGCAGCGGCGGCGAGAAGACCAGCGCCGACCAGAACGCTAGCCCCAACCCTCGCGCCGCCGGCGCAGGAGGAGACGACGGCGCCtcgcccgcggcggcggcggcggcggtggggaggCGGCCGTTCACGAGCCTGGGCCAGGAGGAGGCCGACCTTGCCCTCGCCCGCGTCCTCCAGGAGCAG GAGAGGGCGTACATGATGCtgagcggacgcggcggcggcgactacGCGATCTCAGACGCCGGGAGCTATGActacgacgaggaggaggggagcgactacgaggacgaggaggaggcgctcgacgaggacgaggagggggCCGAGGCGGACCTGGACCTGGACCCCGCGCGGTACGAGGACGACGAGGCGTACGCGCGCGCCCTGCAGGACGCCGAGGAACGCGAGGTCGCCGGCCGCCTCATGGGGCTCGCCGGGATTGGTGACT GGCAAGCGATGGagcaggatgatgatgatgaggaggaggaggaggaggaggaggaggaggaagatggggATCAACAG GGTGCATGGGAAGATGTTGACCCAGATGAATACTCTTATGAG GAGCTAGTTGCATTGGGTGAAGTTGTTGGTACGGAAAGCAAAGGCCTATCTGCCGATGCTATTGCTTCATTACCTTCAGTAACTTACCAGGCACAAGACAAGCAAGATGGCAACATGGAACA ATGTGTTATTTGTCGTGTGGAGTTTGACGAAGGTGAATCATTGGTTGCACTTCCTTGCAAACATTCATACCATTCTGAGTGCATAAACCAGTGGCTGCAATTAAACAAG GTATGCCCGATGTGCAGCTCTGAAATTTCCACTGTGAACAAGCAGGCATGA